In Alteromonas sp. RKMC-009, the genomic stretch GTCTGGAAGTGCCGGAAATTGCCGAAGAGACACTGGAAATTAAGTCCGCTGCCCGCGATCCGGGTTCACGTGCAAAAATCGCTGTAAAGACAAACGATAAGCGTCTTGACCCTGTCGGTGCCTGCGTCGGTATGCGTGGTTCACGTGTGCAGGCTGTATCCGGCGAACTTGGCGGTGAGCGTGTTGATATTGTGCTTTGGGACGAAAACCCGGCGCAATTCGTTATTAACGCAATGGCACCCGCTGAAGTGGCTTCTATCGTAGTAGACGAAGACGCCCATGCGATGGATGTTGCAGTGGAGCAGGACAACCTGGCACAGGCCATCGGCCGGAGTGGTCAGAACGTTCGCCTTGCAAGCCAGCTGACCGGCTGGGAACTGAATGTCATGACAGTTGCCGACCTGAATAAGAAGCACGAAGAAGAAACTGCCAAAGTACTTCAGGTGTTTGTTGAAGGTCTGGATATTGACGAAGATTTTGCAGAATTATTGGCTAGCGAAGGCTTTAGCACACTTGAAGAAGTAGCTTATGTCCCTGTTAGCGAACTGCTGGCCATTGACGGCCTTGATGAAGACACTGTTGAGGAACTGCGTAATCGTGCACGTGCTGCACTGACTACCCGTGCTCTGGCGAATGAGGAAACGCTGGAAGGCGCTGAACCGACTGAAGCGCTGCTGAACCTTGACGGTATGAATAAACACATTGCCTATGTCCTTGCTAGCCGTGGAATTACTGACCTTGAAGAGCTGGCTGAGCAGGGAACAGACGATATTAGTGATATCGAAGGATTGACCGAAGAAGACGCCGGAAAACTCATCATGGCGGCACGGAATATTGTCTGGTTTGGTGAAGAAGAAGGTCAATAAGGGGAAAAAGACTAAGATGGCAGAAGTATCCATAGAAAAGCTCGCCAGCGACATTGGAACAACCGTTGACCGACTGGTAACTCAGTTTAAAGATGCCGGTATTACGAAAGCTGTTGATGATTCCGTTACAGAAGATGAGAAACGTCAACTTCTTGAGCACCTGAGCAAGCAACACGGTAGCGCCGGTTCTGGCGAACCGACACGAATGACGCTGCAGCGTAAGACTACCAGCACGTTAAGTGTAGGCAAGTCTAAGTCTGTAAAAGTTGAAGTACGTAAGAAACGCACGTACGTGAAGCGCAGCGAAGTTGATGAACAGAAAGCGGCTGAAGAAGAGGCCCGTCTGGAAGAGGAACGTGCGCGTCTTGAAGCTGAGCAGAAAGCAGCAGAAGAAGCCGCCGCTGAAGCCGCCCGCAAAGTGGCTGAAGAAAAAGCGCGTGTAGAGGCGGAAGCGAAGAAGAAGGCGGAAGAAGAGCGTGCCCGTAAAGCTGCTGAAGAGAAAGCCCGCAAAGAATCTGAAGCGCCTGAGCTGAGTGCTGAAGAACTGGCTGAGCAGGAAGCTGCACGTCAGGAAGAAGAGCGCCTGCGTAAGCAACAGGAAGAAGAAGCGAAGAAAAAGCTTGAAGAAGAAGCAAAGCGTGCGGCAGAAGAAGCCCGTAAGCTGGCTGAAGAAAACGAGCGTCGCTGGAAGGAAGAAGAAGAGCGTCGTAAACGTGATGAGGCTGCTGAAGTTCATATGCACTCAAACCGTTACGCGCAGGAAGCGGAAGACGAAGAAGACATGCAAGTTGAGCGTTCTTCACGTCGCCGTAAGAAATCAAAGAGAAATGCCGGTGAGCATCTGAAGCAAGGCTTTAATAAGCCGGCTCAGCCAGTTGAACGTGTTGTTAAACTGGGTGCGACTATTACCGTTGGTGAACTGGCTAACCGTCTGGCGGTTAAGTCTAACGAAGTTATCAAGACCATGATGAAAATGGGTGAGATGGCTACCATCAACCAGGTATTGGATCAGGATACTGCCACACTTGTTATTGACGAAATGGGTCACAAGTATGAGTTGGTTAATGACAATGCGCTGGAAGATGAACTGATGTCAGAATCCGGTCAGGGTGAGAAAATTACCCGTGCACCGGTTGTTACCATCATGGGTCACGTTGACCACGGTAAAACGTCGTTACTTGACTACATTCGCCGCGCTAAAGTAGCCGCAGGCGAAGCCGGTGGTATTACTCAGCACATCGGTGCATATAAAGTTGAAACGGATAACGGCGAAATTGCCTTCCTGGATACACCGGGACACGCCGCGTTTACTGCAATGCGTGCACGTGGTGCAACCGCAACTGATATCGTAATCCTGGTTGTTGCAGCAGATGATGGTGTAATGCCGCAAACTAAAGAAGCGGTACAGCACGCGAAAGCGGCTGGTGTACCTCTGATTGTTGCTGTTAACAAAATGGATAAAGAAACAGCGGATCCGGATCGTGTTAAAACTGAACTGTCTCAACTGGAAGTTATTTCAGAAGAGTGGGGCGGTGAACACCAGTTTGTAAACGTATCTGCGAAAACAGGTATGGGTGTTGATGAGCTGCTTGAAGCCATCACGCTGCAAGCTGAACTGCTTGATCTGAAAGCAGTACCGAATGGTCCGGGTCGTGGTCTGGTGATTGAGTCGCGTCTTGATAAAGGCCGTGGTCCCATTGCATCGGTTCTCGTTCAGGAAGGTGAAGTGCGTGCCGGCGATATCTTATTGTGTGGTGAAGAGTACGGCCGTGTTCGAGCTATGCGCGACGAAAACGGTATCGAGCTGAAAGTAGCTGGTCCTTCTACACCTGTTGAGGTACTGGGTTTATCCGGTGTACCGGTAGCCGGTGAAGATGCAGTCGTTGTACAGGACGAGCGTAAAGCCCGTGAAGTAGCAGCCAAGCGTCATCAGAAGAAACGTGAATTGAAACTTGCCCGCCAGCAGAAAGCGAAACTGGAAAACATGTTTGCAAACATGGAAGCCGGTGATATCAGCGAACTGAACATCGTACTGAAAGCTGACGTACAAGGTTCTGTAGAAGCGATTTCTGAATCACTGCTGAAACTGTCTACTAACGAAGTTAAAGTGAACATTGTTGGTAGTGGTGTAGGTGGTATTACTGAAACTGACGCAACACTTGCAGCGGCCTCCGGCGCTATCATTCTTGGCTTCAACGTACGTGCCGATGCAACTGCCCGCCGCGTCATTGAAGGTGAAGAAATCGATCTGCGTTACTACAGCGTTATCTATAACCTGATTGACGAAGTGAAAGCGGCAATGAGCGGTATGCTTGCCCCTGAATTCCGTCAGGAAATCATCGGTCTTGCTGAAGTACGTGACGTGTTTAAATCACCGAAACTGGGTGCCATCGCAGGTTGTATGGTTACTGAAGGAATCGTGAAGCGCAGCAATCCAATCCGTGTTCTTCGCGACAACGTAGTTATCTACGAAGGTGAGCTGGAATCATTGCGTCGCTTTAAAGACGACGTGCAGGAAGTACGTAACGGTATGGAATGTGGTATCGGCGTTAAGAACTATAATGACGTTAAAGTTGGCGACCAAATCGAGGTCTTCGAAGTCATCGAAGTTGCCCGTCAAATTTAGTCCTGTTAAGGCATATTGATTAAAGCGGGGGCAGCAGCCCCCGTTTTTGTCCGTATCGTATTATTCAGGCATGAGGAGTCGAATATGGCACGGGAATTTTCTCGTACAGACAGAGTGGCGCAACAGGTTCACAAAGAAGTTGCCAGCATTCTGCAAAATGAATACAAGCACCGGGTGGGTAGTATCCCTATGATCACGGTGGCAGACGTGGAAGTCTCCAGAGATTTGGCACACGCGAAAATCTTCATTTCAATTTATGGTGCCGAAGAAGAAGAGGCCAAAGCGCATACAAAGCAACTGGAAGAGTCAAAGGGCTTCGTTCGTTCGTTGCTGGCTAAGCGCTTGCGCATGCGCAGTGTGCCGCATTTGCATTTCTTCCGCGACGAATCGCTCACCGAAGGTATTCGCATCTCAAATCTGGTTTCTGAAACCATTGCAAAAGATGAAGCGAAAAGTAAACAGCGGGACGAAGAGCAGGATTAATGGGCAGACGTCGTAAGGGCCGTAGTATCAACGGTGTATTGCTGTTGAATAAGCCAACAGGCGGTTCATCTAACCAGATTTTACAAAAAGTACGCTGGTGCTATAAAGCGGCGAAAGCCGGTCACACCGGCGCGCTGGATCCGCTGGCCAGCGGCATGTTACCCATATGCCTGGGCGAAGCGACAAAGTTTTCTCAGTTTCTGTTAGATGCTGATAAAACTTACGAAGTCACCATGCACCTGGGCGTCAGAACGACCACGTCCGATGCTGACGGCGAAGTCGTGGAAGAAAAGCCGGTAAATGTTTCTGAGGACGAAGTCCGCAGTGCCTGCCTGGCGTTTCTTGGCCAGAGTAAGCAAATCCCTTCCATGTTTTCAGCATTGAAGCACCAGGGAAAGCCGCTTTACTACTATGCGCGTCAGGGCATTACAGTAGAAAGAGAAGCCCGGGATATTACCATTTTCGAACTGGAAATTACCCGCATGGCGTTACCGGATGTAGACATGCGGGTGCGTTGCAGCAAAGGGACTTATATCCGTTCACTGGTGGATGACATCGGTCAGCAATTGGGTTGCGGCGGTTACGTTACCCGCCTCCACCGTACGGAAGTGGCTGATTATCCTGCAGATAAAATGGTATCTCTGGATGACGTGATTGCTATGCAGGAAGCACTGGATGAGGGGGAGTTTGACACCCTTGATCAACTGCTGTTACCCATGGACACGGCTGTTTTATCATTACCGGAAATCATGCTGGACTCACAGCAATATGCCCGTTTTGAACATGGTCAGAGTGTACTGCCTGACAGCGTGGCAACACTTGTTGCCGGTGAACAATACCGGGTGTATACCAGACAAGATGATGAAGTACTGTTTCTGGGGGTAGGAGAAGCCGTGGTATCGCCCAAAGACCAGCCCCGTGCAGATGCCGGTGAGGTATTTGTTTCGCCGAAACGC encodes the following:
- the nusA gene encoding transcription termination factor NusA, yielding MNKEILLVAEAVSNEKQVPREKIFEALEYAIASATKKKNEGEIEVRVSINRTTGDFDTFRRWEVVPDDHEQENPYAEMSLSAAQVDDPDVQLGDYVEEQIESIAFDRITTQTAKQVIVQKVREAERAQMVAEYEDKVGELVTGTVKKVNRDNIIIDLGNNAEGVIYRDDMLPRETFRPGDRVRGLLYVIRPEARGAQLFISRTHPDMLVELFRLEVPEIAEETLEIKSAARDPGSRAKIAVKTNDKRLDPVGACVGMRGSRVQAVSGELGGERVDIVLWDENPAQFVINAMAPAEVASIVVDEDAHAMDVAVEQDNLAQAIGRSGQNVRLASQLTGWELNVMTVADLNKKHEEETAKVLQVFVEGLDIDEDFAELLASEGFSTLEEVAYVPVSELLAIDGLDEDTVEELRNRARAALTTRALANEETLEGAEPTEALLNLDGMNKHIAYVLASRGITDLEELAEQGTDDISDIEGLTEEDAGKLIMAARNIVWFGEEEGQ
- the infB gene encoding translation initiation factor IF-2, producing MAEVSIEKLASDIGTTVDRLVTQFKDAGITKAVDDSVTEDEKRQLLEHLSKQHGSAGSGEPTRMTLQRKTTSTLSVGKSKSVKVEVRKKRTYVKRSEVDEQKAAEEEARLEEERARLEAEQKAAEEAAAEAARKVAEEKARVEAEAKKKAEEERARKAAEEKARKESEAPELSAEELAEQEAARQEEERLRKQQEEEAKKKLEEEAKRAAEEARKLAEENERRWKEEEERRKRDEAAEVHMHSNRYAQEAEDEEDMQVERSSRRRKKSKRNAGEHLKQGFNKPAQPVERVVKLGATITVGELANRLAVKSNEVIKTMMKMGEMATINQVLDQDTATLVIDEMGHKYELVNDNALEDELMSESGQGEKITRAPVVTIMGHVDHGKTSLLDYIRRAKVAAGEAGGITQHIGAYKVETDNGEIAFLDTPGHAAFTAMRARGATATDIVILVVAADDGVMPQTKEAVQHAKAAGVPLIVAVNKMDKETADPDRVKTELSQLEVISEEWGGEHQFVNVSAKTGMGVDELLEAITLQAELLDLKAVPNGPGRGLVIESRLDKGRGPIASVLVQEGEVRAGDILLCGEEYGRVRAMRDENGIELKVAGPSTPVEVLGLSGVPVAGEDAVVVQDERKAREVAAKRHQKKRELKLARQQKAKLENMFANMEAGDISELNIVLKADVQGSVEAISESLLKLSTNEVKVNIVGSGVGGITETDATLAAASGAIILGFNVRADATARRVIEGEEIDLRYYSVIYNLIDEVKAAMSGMLAPEFRQEIIGLAEVRDVFKSPKLGAIAGCMVTEGIVKRSNPIRVLRDNVVIYEGELESLRRFKDDVQEVRNGMECGIGVKNYNDVKVGDQIEVFEVIEVARQI
- the rbfA gene encoding 30S ribosome-binding factor RbfA, which translates into the protein MAREFSRTDRVAQQVHKEVASILQNEYKHRVGSIPMITVADVEVSRDLAHAKIFISIYGAEEEEAKAHTKQLEESKGFVRSLLAKRLRMRSVPHLHFFRDESLTEGIRISNLVSETIAKDEAKSKQRDEEQD
- the truB gene encoding tRNA pseudouridine(55) synthase TruB, whose protein sequence is MGRRRKGRSINGVLLLNKPTGGSSNQILQKVRWCYKAAKAGHTGALDPLASGMLPICLGEATKFSQFLLDADKTYEVTMHLGVRTTTSDADGEVVEEKPVNVSEDEVRSACLAFLGQSKQIPSMFSALKHQGKPLYYYARQGITVEREARDITIFELEITRMALPDVDMRVRCSKGTYIRSLVDDIGQQLGCGGYVTRLHRTEVADYPADKMVSLDDVIAMQEALDEGEFDTLDQLLLPMDTAVLSLPEIMLDSQQYARFEHGQSVLPDSVATLVAGEQYRVYTRQDDEVLFLGVGEAVVSPKDQPRADAGEVFVSPKRRVVYTD